A window from Hemibagrus wyckioides isolate EC202008001 linkage group LG19, SWU_Hwy_1.0, whole genome shotgun sequence encodes these proteins:
- the srr gene encoding probable serine racemase codes for MPPSNELHVTICPKGKRPKPICIGPDKYKCRFCNRMGEYAALVAHIQTHEKTAIEFQEKKIYKCNLGCSKSSHYHCCCCKRTIISRNYFTEHIHKCRISINMQLHTSCSSSLVPSTSNASSSHLTPPVNTSVPICSDNNLSDPQCSEDSATGSLNVLDIKVKSPSPPSSPTSLPAPVTPSNSQDILMSVNPMHNICAGSLKVLTSRPKRITCCFCNLILNKKNIKVHIQRRHMSANPDLLQKNGLNHTHIASGNMEDLVVEGITLKMLNDARGTVMSSPLGVIKTPMILLSQTTLPLHVPCNAYLKLENMQRTGSFKIRGVANQFARRSSGGHFVTMSAGNYGKSFAYASKHYGTKGKVVMPETAPISRSLLIQSFGIEVERVPTTCLMDVVNRCVQEEKMTFLHSYNDLDLIAGHASLGFEILEVLPNPDVVVVCCGGGGLLAGVAAVIKLSGCEDTRIYGVEPEGACTMYKSFIEKKPVGMDSKSIASGLAPPFAGALPYAMCQKYVEQIVLVTDDEIKSAVSALYKSGLVVEPSGSAAFAAFMNNRIPDITGKNVVVILSGGNIGKDELSNFPD; via the exons ATGCCACCATCCAATGAG CTTCACGTCACTATTTGCCCAAAAGGGAAACGACCTAAACCTATTTGTATTGGCCCAGACAAGTATAAATGCAGGTTCTGCAACAGGATGGGGGAGTATGCTGCGCTTGTCGCTCACATACAAACTCATGAGAAAACAGCGATTGAATTTCAAG agaaaaaaatctacaaatgcAACCTAGGATGCAGTAAAAGCAGTCACTACCATTGTTGCTGCTGCAAGAGGACTATAATCTCACGAAATTACTTCACAGAACATATACACAAATGCAGGATATCCATAAACATGCAGCTGCACACATCATGTAGCTCTTCACTCGTCCCCAGTACTTCAAATGCATCTTCTAGTCACTTGACCCCACCAGTCAACACCTCAGTCCCTATATGCAGTGACAATAATCTCTCGGACCCTCAGTGCAGTGAAGACAGTGCCACAGGGAGCCTGAACGTCCTTGATATTAAAGTCAAGTCTCCCAGTCCTCCATCTTCACCTACTTCTTTGCCTGCCCCAGTTACACCCTCTAACAGCCAGGATATTCTTATGTCTGTGAACCCAATGCACAATATCTGTGCTGGAAGTCTCAAAGTACTGACATCAAGGCCCAAACGAATCACATGCTGCTTCTGCAATTTAATTCTGAATAAGAAAAACATCAAAGTTCACATTCAAAGACGGCACATGTCGGCTAATCCAGACTTGCTGCAAAAGAACGGACTAAACCATACACACATTGCCTCTGG AAACATGGAGGACCTGGTAGTAGAAGGCATTACACTCAAGATGCTTAACGATGCTCGGGGGACGGTCATGAGCAGCCCTTTGGGAGTAATCAAAACACCCATGATCCTCTTGAGCCAGACCACACTGCCCCTCCATGTGCCCTGTAATGCCTATCTGAAGttggagaacatgcaaaggaCAG GGTCATTTAAGATTAGAGGTGTAGCAAATCAGTTTGCTCGAAGATCCAGCGGGGGCCATTTTGTCACAATGTCTGCTGGGAATTATGGGAAGTCCTTTGCTTATGCCTCTAAACACTATGGAACTAAAGGCAAAGTGGTGATGCCGGAAACAGCTCCAATCTCCAGATCTCTTCTAATACAA AGTTTTGGCATCGAGGTCGAACGAGTGCCAACCACATGTCTTATGGATGTTGTCAACCGATGTGTTCAAGAGGAAAAAATGACTTTTCTTCATTCCTACAATGATCTGGATCTCATAGCAGGACATGCCAG TCTGGGGTTTGAGATCCTGGAGGTGCTTCCTAATCCTGATGTGGTAGTAGTGTGCTGCGGTGGAGGGGGTTTACTGGCCGGAGTAGCAGCAGTCATTAAGCTGTCAGGTTGTGAGGATACAAGAATTTATGGAGTTGAACCAGAAGGAG CATGCACCATGTACAAAAGCTTCATTGAGAAAAAACCTGTTGGCATGGACAGCAAAAGCATTGCCTCTGGTCTTGCACCACCCTTTGCAG GTGCCCTGCCTTATGCAATGTGTCAGAAGTATGTAGAGCAGATCGTGTTGGTGACTGATGATGAAATCAAGTCTGCTGTTTCTGCTCTCTACAAATCTGGCCTAGTCGTAGAACCCTCAGGATCTGCTGCCTTTGCTGCCTTCATGAACAACAGAATACCAGACATTACTGGCAAGAATGTTGTGGTAATACTGAGTGGAGGAAATATCGGCAAAGATGAACTCTCCAACTTCCCGGATTGA
- the trmu gene encoding mitochondrial tRNA-specific 2-thiouridylase 1 codes for MGVVRHVVCAMSGGVDSSVAALLLKRRGYQVTGVFMKNWDSLDESGVCTSERDCEDAYKVCRMLDMPFHQVSYVKEYWHEVFSNLLGEYQKGRTPNPDILCNKHIKFKHFYQYAVNILGADAMATGHYARTSQEDEEVFQQTHKPTPEFLFHDRFEIRNTVRLYQGADRLKDQTFFLSQISQEALRRTIFPLAGLTKEFVKKMAAEARFHHVLKKKESMGICFIGERHFEDFILQYLEPKPGHFVSIEDGKMMGEHKGWFTFTLGQRARIGGQKDPWFVVDKDITTGEIFIGPTTNHPALLRDTLQTNRFHWIIGEPPAELVHTQMMECHFRFIHQMPLTPCSVTLNVDGSVWIMTKQPLRAMTPGQFAVLYKGDECLGSGKIIRLGPSEHTLQRGRNRQPPGAAV; via the exons ATGGGTGTAGTGAGACATGTCGTGTGTGCCATGTCTGGTGGGGTGGACAGCTCTGTCGCTGCTCTTTTACTCAAGCGAAGAG gTTACCAGGTTACAGGAGTTTTCATGAAGAACTGGGATTCTCTGGATGAGAGCGGAGTGTGCACCtcagagagagactgtgaaGATGCCTATAAAGTGTGCCGGATGCTGGATATGCCTTTCCATCAGGTCTCCTATGTCAAAGAGTACTGGCATGAAGTGTTTAG tAATCTTCTTGGGGAGTACCAGAAAGGCAGGACACCAAATCCAGACATATTGTGCAACAAACATATCAAATTCAAGCACTTCTATCAGTATGCAGTCAATATATTAG GTGCTGATGCCATGGCAACCGGTCACTATGCAAGAACATCTCAGGAAGATGAGGAGGTTTTCCAGCAAACTCATAAACCAACTCCAGAGTTTCTCTTCCACGATCGGTTTGAGATCAGAAATA ctgtgaGGCTGTACCAAGGTGCTGATCGTCTTAAAGACCAGACCTTCTTCCTCAGCCAAATCTCACAGGAAGCCCTCCGGCGGACAATCTTCCCTCTGGCTGGACTCACGAAAGAATTTGTAAAGAAAATGGCAGCCGAGGCACGGTTCCATCATGTACTGAAGAAGAAGGAG AGCATGGGAATCTGCTTCATTGGTGAGCGACATTTTGAGGACTTTATCCTCCAG TATTTAGAGCCTAAACCTGGACATTTTGTCTCCATTGAAGATGGGAAGATGATGGGAGAGCATAAag GTTGGTTCACGTTTACTTTAGGACAAAGAGCACGGATAGGAGGCCAAAAAGATCCCTGGTTTGTTGTGGATAAAGACATCACGACTGGTGAAATATTTATT GGTCCTACAACCAACCACCCTGCACTGTTACGAGACACACTACAGACTAATCGCTTCCACTGGATAATTGGAGAGCCTCCTGCTGAATTGGTGCACACACAGATGATGGAGTGTCACTTCAGGTTCATTCACCAGATGCCTTTAA CTCCCTGCAGCGTGACTCTGAATGTGGATGGATCAGTCTGGATAATGACAAAGCAGCCCTTGAGAGCAATGACCCCTGGACAG TTTGCTGTGCTGTATAAGGGTGATGAGTGTCTAGGCAGTGGGAAGATTATTCGACTGGGCCCCAGTGAGCACACACTCCAGAGAGGCCGCAATCGGCAACCACCAGGGGCAGCTGTCTGA